The genomic stretch ACCGTCAAAAAAGCTCTTGAGCTTTGGGGAATTAGGATGCTACACAAGGCATAGTTCGATGAGGGAATTCAATCATGATGGTTTATTGTTGGAACCGGTAGCCGAAAGACCACATGTTGGGAGGCAAGTGCCAATGAACAAGTTTTCTAAGGTTAGGAGTCTCCGAATAGCTTGTATTCGTGGATGAGCATGTAATGATTTAGATAGAGCGTCTAAGTTTTGCGTGAAGCTCCTAGTTGCTATACGCGATTTGGCTGTGCAACGCCACATGATCAATGAACAACTTTCTAATATAAGTTATCTGAGTGTCACAAATAGATGGCACTAAAACCAAACTCATCGCGCTAATAGAAAAAGATCAATGCACAAGAAACACAATTTTTGGTAGCTATCGTCAATGCACCCAAAGACAAATGTAAAACAAGCTCAAACTGGGGGCATTAGAAGGAAAATATCTAATGTCTGGAAATGTTACACACATTAATACAGAGATACAAATCTTATAGTTATGCAGATTTAGTTGATTAACATATAAGACCCCGTGGGTTAAAAAGCTCATAGTTAGACGAGATCATGGTCATTGGGGTTTTCTCCATTAGTGCAAATAAGCAGTCTGGTACTGGACTGGGTGAGCATTTCCGTAGTACAGGGTATGCGTAGAGGAGACGGTGTATGGAGTCGATCCCATCAGAGTAGGTTGATGACTTTCAGCAGCATAGAGATACTGTCTATCGTATGGGTAAGAGAACCGCTCGGGGCTGTCGTATGGGTGTGCAAACCTCTCAGGCGGTGTCCGGTAGAAGCTTTTGTCAGGCATGCTGGTAATACGAGGATTGTAAATGCTTCCGCCGGCACGAGGCCTCTTGGACTGGGGCTTTGCAGCTTCAGCAGCCCTCCTCTTGTCAGCCTTTGCTTTCTCTAGCTGTACGATGCGCTTCTGAAGTGGATCAATTGGGTATTGCTCCTCGAGCTTATGTTCCTCAATGCATTTGATGACAGCTTTAAGAGCAGATAATTCACGTTCATTCATTTCATTCTGGAAGAAAAGGATCAAAGTAAATAAAGTTTAGTTTGACAATACAATCACCCAGCCATCATAAACAAGctataaaataaagaaaatttagcAAAGAAATGACTACTTGCCGAGTCATCAAAATAACAGGTCCAACTGATCCTATTTGTTTTTATGATACTATACATGTCTTGGCTTTTTTTAATAACTCATAAAATCCCATAAGCAATAAAGAAGACATTTCTAAGTTTGTTTCAACTTTCAAGTCGTATTCAACCCATCACAACCCTAGTCTTGTATGTGAAGCAAGCCATGTTAGTGTTCTTAACACAAATTAAACATGCACACAAACCGCCAGATAAGAAGTTTAAAGTGAAGTAATTATCGTGGACAGCGAATTACAGGATTTACTGAGTTTCATTACAAAAAAACTTCACTGAAACTTGATAGTAAGAAATGGCAGTTCCCTTACATGAATTTATCCAACTACAAACAGAACATCACATCATAAGATTACTAATTAATCAACTTCAGAACTAATATCCGAAAGCTTGTCTGGATATAGAAGGTTATTGCATATCACTTCCAACTGAACATAACAGATATTGGAGAATATTTTTCCAATGTCCAGTATTTATCTCAAGAAATGAATATGCAtgaattagaagaaaaaaaaactaatcagTTGAGGGGtaatatttgataaaataaagtCACAGGAATGACTATAATCTTAATTCAACTggcataattaaataatttatcaatTCACAAAACACCAAATAGTTGGAACACATGACTGGTTCTTGCTGCAATAGGTGGATAATTTATCAATCAATCATTAAACTGAccaagaaagcacagcacacaAATAGTTGAGACAAACAGTTGCAACATCAATCATTCAGCTGCAATTTTCCCTACATTGACAACTAACTAGATATAAAATGAGGCTAGTTAGTAGGCAGTGTATTAATTCAATATACGAGGTCAGGACCTGTGCTCCAGGTGACATGCTTCCAGCTTTGACCTGGGATACTCTTCTTGCCTCCTTTAGATACTCTTTCAGCAATGGCACTGGAGCGAATTGTTCTGTAAGCTCAAATGCATATGCAAGATTAACAGCCTCAATTTGCCTCCCACTATTCTGAAGAAGTTCAATCAAACCTAAGAACAAATGATCCAATTAGAAGGAATGAGAAGGAAAAGGACGGCATGGAGTCATAGATAACTAAGATTAGTCACAAATAATGTTATTGCAAAAACAGATAATCTAATCATATATAGTTTCCTAGCAATCAGACTACCTGTAAGGATCTACATGCAAATGTCCAAATAGACAAAGATGTATATGTCAGATGACAATAAGGGAATATGAATAGGGAACTATCTAGGGGATTAACCCTTATAATTTTCACCATATTAACATATCAGGCATGATCGAAACAGAATATCTACTAGAAAATAATTGAATGCTTCAAGCAATGACGGGAAAAAATCTATAATAACAATCTCAAAAAGAACTAGTAGCCAAATTTACAATTTTGAATGATGAAGCATTTGAACCATGCAAAATTTTCTCATGAAAAACATATGAACTGAAACTGGAGATCAACTGGATTACttaaaattttcatgtcctatGTCCAATATGTTATTCCCAACTATTGGATAGGTAAATTTCAACACAAAGACCACCCTTGTAAGGTCTATAGATAAGGTAAAAACAGCCAACCTAGCATCTTATGTGACAAACCAAGTGAACGACACAAGTCGACAGTTTGACGACGTCGTGTAACAGCTGGCATTAGTTTGCAGATTTCATCTTGCTCAAATTCTGAGATAATATCAAAAGTAGCCAAAAGCTGAAGAAATGCATGTGCTTCCAATGAGTTTCCGCTGCTGGCTTCAATGTCCAGGTGATCCAATTTCAGCTTCCATTCCTTGGCTATTACCTTTGCCTTTTCTTTGATATCTGGTGTCAATATTTGCTTATCTGAtaatgaatcttgtatgccatcTGCCAATAACAGTTCAAGTGATTCCATTAACATGAGACAAGTCCTTCGCTGGCCCAAAAGGTTCCCATCCTTCTTTGATCCAAGATTCTCTCTGGTGTAGAAGCCGTTTAGGGAATCCAAAACTAGAGTGAAAGGATTGGGTGCACTTTTAAGTGCAAATGGGAGTTCTTCAcgtatggaatttaagtttttcctATTATCTGAGACAAACTTATGTAATCCTTCCACATCCATTTCTTCACAGAGTTTCACCAGCTCTGAGGGATGTTCACTGCCTGCATTTCCATTTTCTGTAGAGCACACATCTAAGCCAGAATTAGCTGGTGTAACACAGCATTTCTCTTCTGAAATAACATCGGCTACGGTATCTCTGGAATCAGCCATGGCATCTCTGACATTAGCAATGGGTTCTGGGGAACAGGTTTTGTATTGGTCAAATAAAGCTGCAAGAGCAGCGTCTCTCTTTTCCTGTAGTTTATCAAGTGACGAAAGCTCCTTGGCTACAACAGTAGCCTTCCGTTTCTCCAACATCTCTTGGGTCTCCATGAACTGTGTAGCATAttccttctcctgatcttccaACTCAACAAACCTTTTCTTTAGAGACTTCTCGAGGCCATGAAAATGTTCTTCGAGTTCTTTCCATTTTAGGTTCAGAGAAATGGCACTGTGACTCTCAAGTTCAGCAAATGCCTGATGTAATTGCTGTATCTTTGTAGTAGTAGAATCAATAAGTGTAGCAACTATCTTTGTATCAGCCATAGCAGACTACTatcagaaaagaaaaataaatctttagaaaatgAGCAGTAAATCAAAACATGAACTTGTTGAAATGGAATCAAAGATCTAATGAGTCAATCATCTTGGGTCACACTGCCACATAAAATAAGCAAGATGTCTGATTCAGATAAAAGGTTTCCTAGTGCATAATATTATACCAACAAAGGGCTCTTGGGAGGAGTATTATCCAGGCAATAATCATGGTACCAcccaaaaattaaaactattaaaAATCAGTTGTTCAGCTATTGATGCTTTTCtaagataaattttatattattggaAGTATGGTTCCTGTTGCACTAAGCACACTTGCAGTCTGTTGCTTACCAATTCATCTTTCTCTGAAGCTTGGTTGTTTGATAATCtttcgttttttttttcaaagtacaAAAATCAGAAGTGACACAACATGGAAAGCACATATTTGAAATAACTAGTCTGTGTTTGTCTTATGTATTAACTTGACTGCTCACTATTTCAGTCTAACCATTAATAGCATGTCATCAAGAGACATACACTCAAGCATCTAGAAGGAGGGTGAGTCATATTATGATAATCCACATAATTCAGATAATAAAGTGCTTAAGTGTGAGTTCTAACAATCACATGGCAAGACCCAAAGTTATTTTCCTATTTTAAGGCAGCTACTTGCACAGAATGCCAAATCTAATTCCTTCTCATTTCTGAGCATTAAAAATTTATACATAAAAATCTAGCACCAACAAATGATATGACAAAAGCATAACAATTTCCAAAAACTAAGAATGGGAACAGGAGGGAATAAGTACGAATGGGAACAGGAGGGAATAAAAACATTTTAAGTTAAGATTGCTGAATTTGAATTGATGTACATAACAAAGGTTCAAATATCTGAAGACCAGTAATGTTGAGGCCTAAAAAACTGTGATAGATAATGGAAATAAAAGAGTTGAAAATTAAAAAACCAAGTTGATAGGAAAATATTTATCAGTTTCGGCGTGGGAACAGTGAAGGAGAACGAAAATGTCGACGCCATGCGCCGCGAGCTCATGTGACTCCGCCATGGCCATGGGGGTTGCGCGATGCCTCCGCTGCAACCACGGGGTTGTGCGACCCCTTTGCGGTGGCCGCTGGATCGCATGACGCCTCTGCGGCTGCCGCGTGGCCTGGTACTAGGTCGTGCCGATCGGTAGGCAGAAGAAAATGTTTCGTCCGTTTCAACCGGCTCAACATGATATTTTAATCcatgattatatttaaaattctcTGCCTCGCTGTGGTTATTACTAGTAAAGACACTATAGACAGCATAATTTTAgatagtaaaagaaaaataaggaagttaAAGAGACTAGAAGTACAAGGCATAAGCTGCTAGATCTTTTTGAGAGTCAAGAGCACTTCTTCATACAGAAGAGCTTTCATCATAGCGAAAAATATCCCTACTGGTCTCAATTTCAGAAAGGAGTTGATCCACCTAACTCTCAGTCACACCTGGCAAATCTATCTAATTTACACTAAGCCCTTCTTTTATCTTTGTCTCTCTCTAAACAAGTATGATATTCTTTCCTAGTGTGACTCACAGACCattctctcttctttctcctctcttctttgCCCATTCTCTTCTTTCATCTCCTTCATTACCTTCTGGAATCATAAGAGGTCATCCTCTGCTCTCTTATTTCTCCTAGACTGACTCCCTGGGTAGCAAATAGCCAGATGCAATCATATCTAAATCAGATAATCTGTGAGAAGTGTTGTTCTTTATATGAAATAAAGCAAGATAATACATATTAAACAATGAATCACTTCCTACGAACTGAGTCACTCTGAAGGGCATTAATGATTAAACCATGCTACTTTCAAGATTGCCATACCAATTACATATTAAAGGAACCTGTTACTTTCCAGTTGTTGGCTTTACCTTTCCCAGACTTCAGGTTGACTGACAATGGCATAGCTAAATGGAAAATCTACGGTAAGTTATGGAATCTCAAATCATTGATCACTTCTGGATCATTTTTCATTCCTCCAATTCATATACTCTCTTATTCATGCAAAACTTTAGTTTGATGTTTGAATGGTTAGATAAAGTCTTTGTTCCTTTTTTTCATATAAGATTTGTTATATTTTATACATGTCCTAAGACAATCATCTTAGAAATTGTATCATTTGTTAGataaataaattcactatttgagtatacATTCATTCTCTATGTATATGAtttgatcttaaactcaattaTTAAAGTCTGTAATACAATACATagtatgagagaaattgtgattgaatTACAATTAGTGAGAATCTCATCATGTGTAATTATGTACGTATTGAAATTTTCCTTAATCGATGAATTGATGACACTAGGCATGAGACTAGCATATGTTATGCTTCTTGGTTTATCCAAGTAATCGGTCCTCACTGGCTAGAAACATTGAGATGTTGAGAGTGAGCATGTGGATGATAATTATGGATAGCTAGTTCATTGGATGTGACATGCTATGAAATTTCATGTGGTTCTATATATGTCGATGAAGATCTCATTGCAacttgagtgcaagtttccttagacttgaagtaTTCAAGTCATCTGGGTCATGGAGATATACTTTAACATTTTAGCAAACATCGCCTAGGAGGTGTAACTATGGGTTGATTGTGTATATGTCAATATGCTTGAAAGTGTTTGAATAGCTtatagaggattcaccactccttttacaaaggagacgtataccctaaggcctcttgttaggattattactcgtaAGTCTTTGACCAAAGTATAACATGTCAAGAAGATAGTCTTCTTGGACACGTGTTTAGTGTAacgtagtcaacctagtgggaacTGACACTTAGACCATGTCTtaaaccaagtggatataagatgagtgaaagaaacAAGCGCACTGTAGTTGCTGAGAATTAGTTTtggatcaactatgattttctgatCAATTGGGAATcataatgtactactaggtgGCACTTATGATCgattcataattaatggttaattatgaacGACCAACATAACCAGGAACGTATGGGGTCACACACACTATGAGTATATCcgaaagacgtaaaataagtttgagaattggattctcaGATTAAGAAAGATTGAATTTGGTAGGACCAAATGAAGAGCAAATATGGAAAATATTTATTGGGCTGGAAGCGATAATGGGCCACGCCTCTTGTAGGTAAGGTTGGATCCACTTTGGTTTAGTTATGAATCAAAATTGGttggtttaattatgaaccaatttggtttggttttgaaccaaacttGATGCTAGCAAATCGGATTGGCTTATTGAGTATGGGTTTGATCTTGCTTATCAAACCCTGATGGAGGTGTATATAAACCCGAGAAATAGAGTAAAGTAGAAAAACCTAATTGTGAATTAGGGTTTTCTAATTTTTCCTCTCCTTCTCCGTCTCTTGTTGTCGTCGACCACACAAAGGGTCAACGCCCCTTGTGTCGCGCCAACCAGCCACCAGCCACCTCCCTTACCGCCTGCCCTAAAGCCCCAGTTGTCTGTTGCCTCCCGCTGGCTTCCATGCCGCTAGACAGCAACACAAACTAGCATACAACAAGGAGTAGTTGTCCCTTGGGTACCGTCGGTTGCTTCTCCCCGTCACCAACCCTTCAGTTGTTGGGCAGTTGCAAAAGGTTGTTGCCTCCCTCGTATTGGTGTCATTGGGTTGCCCTCGCCACCCAGCACCAAATCGAGTTGAGGTTCTCTCTCGGATCATATCGTCTTCCTCCTTTGGCTAGTACCAAAATGAAGACGAAGCTTGTGGCTTTGTGAAGTCATCTCGAAGGTATCTCGACATGGATACAAATAAAGGCAATCCTTGTAAGGATTGCTAGTTGATGTTGTTTCCGCTATACGTCATCCAACCGATATAATCTCAAAAGAAGCTTAATTCTACGATTATGTCTATGCAAGTTTGTTCTGGTGGATGTGTGTGATGCatgttgtaataatttaggaaattattaTGCTTCCGCtgcatatttttaaaaaaacaaaattttaaacgTGTATAGAAACACCCAACTCATTTTATCATATAAAATATTTGGTTTAATTGTGGCCACCATTGATATATGTGAAAAGTCAAAACAAAAACAAGGCTCTTTATCTTTTAATTAAGAAAATCTTGTTTGAGTTGgtcatttttttatattaatttatcgGCTGGATCTTGCTATGATAGTTCTAGACTAACTAATTTAGGCTAGGTTTTAGATTATTTAGTATTATGTCAAAAAGTTCTTTTCATATTTTGCCAAAGTGTTAGCTAGTATTGGTTTGGCTAGGTTGTAAGATTCTAGAAGTTAGAGCGCACACACGTCACCATTCCTAGTAGGATAATGAGTTTGGCAACCTTGCAATAGTAGTCAATTGCCACTCAATTTGCTTTGCTATTAGCCCGCCAACCAGATGAGTCAAAGATTGGTAAAACTTAAGTAGTCAAAGCAGACATATATGTTAATTTCAAATACATGGCACTTCAACATATTATACAATGGCCACTTAGATGGTTATATAATCATGAATCATAGAGATTATACTTTAATATCTTGCTCAAGATTTAAAATCTCAACTCGGGCTCCGAGGTTTCAATCTCTAACAAGAACAATATGATTTTGATACCATATTGTGTCGTGTCATAATacttttgatacttatttaatgATACATTTTTGATACGCTATCATGTCATACTAGTGCAATTTTACTACTTTAATTCAATTATTAAtgatacaacaacaataacaaccaacTTTATCTTAATAGGCGGTCGTCTATATGGATCCTTCTACACCATTGGACTCTATcccttactatatcatcatctatatttaaataaattttatcttattttatttccTAATTATATCTTGTTTGGTCAACCTCTTCCTTATTTAATGCatgtatttgtcatagtttcacattgtcTAACTGAAGCATTTATTAATCGTCTATGTACATGTTTATACCATCTTAAATGAATCTCTTGAAATTTTCCTTCTATAGGTACAACCCTAAGTTTTTCTCTAATGTTCTCAATTTTTATCTTGTTCATTCTCGTCTACACACATCCATTTTAACATCCTcatttctgctcatgtgctcgagtcctAGACACTCAGCTCCATATgatatagcaggtctaactgtcattttgtaaaacttccttttaaatttagaggtactttatgatCATAAAGTACAACTTTCCTTCATTTCAACCATCTTAtgtgtattttatgtaagacatctctcaacccctccatcattttataacaaatgatcctaaatatttaaagctctataaCGCATCATCttttatcttaacaattattttattacgtctaatattgctaaacttaaattccatatactCTGTTTTTACTCTATaaagcctaaaacctttcacttCAATGTTTTCAGCCCAGATCACATGATTAATTGCACATAGTATAAATGTAACATTTATTatctagttaattatttattgatAATTATAATTGATggtttattattaatttattgaTAATTCACTTgtaattataatataattttcTACTAAATATAAGTATTTTTGTCCTATAAAATATAAGTGAATATTTACATtgttaattattatttaaaattaaattagccTAACGCTAATTGATATTTACCAACAATCTATATGTTTGATGTGTATAATCCTATGAGTTTGACACTAGAGCCCATCTGCGACTTTTTTAAACTTGTAACACCGAAACCCATTGACTCTCGTAGACTCACAACGTCCACATTGGAAATGAAGGCCTCTGAAACTATGTCACAGTAAAGGAGGCGGCGAACTAGGCAAAGGAAGACGCATATGAGGTagcagaggaagaggtggatgaggcaATAAAGAAAGAGGaagagtaggaagaagaggagggagaggTTATGCAAGTGGAGAAGCTTGCTTGGAGGTTGGAGGTGTCACAAATGTTGAAGAAGCCTAACTTCTATCCCTATTTTGAGGATTTTGGATAATGGAGCATAATGTCAAGGAGATTTCCTGGAAAATGGATCAAGAGTGGTGTTGGTAGCGATGTTGTACTACGTCTTGGTAGGAAAGACGAATGAAAACTCTCGGCAGTGCTAACTAGCATGACTTGAGATTTTATTCCATGATCCTGCTCAAAGTTGCTCACATTTCCAGTTTCTCCAATTAAACTTCCATGTAAAATAAAAGTGTCAATTTCAACACTTTGCATTGTCTATATGCATCATAGATCGCATACCAAACCACCAAATATGTCAGTTCATATTTCATTCACACAAAGTTGAAATAATATGTTGCCATTTGGAATAGCCTACGCTTGGCGGAAAAAAAATTGCTCCTGTCTGTTGGCCTCAAGTCGTTTTCTTGTGGCACCCAACTAACCCAAATCGTAATTTTCTCCAAAACAATTTCCACTTCTCACGAATTATCAGTCTATCGCTCAGGCATCACCTCTAAAATTTCTCCAGTACCTCAAATCTCGAACCGAGACTATCTAGACAAGGCAATGCAAGAAGCAAACAATATTCAACTGAGTAAAATAGAAAACACAAAAGgccttaaaaaaaaacaaaccctAGAAACCACACAAGAAACTGAACAGCCAATTTCGATCTTCAAAAACCGAATTCCAGAAACCTAAGCTAGAAATACCAAAGTTTCACCGATATACAGAACCCATTGGGGACAGATCATGTTCCCCAACCTCAGATCGCCAACACAACCCTAGGAACCAAGATCGGACCATAGATAGTCCAACGATGGGACGAATCTCAGAACAAACAGATAGAATGAGAAGGAAAACTCACGAGATTCAGCAGCCGCTAGGGATCAGCGGAGTGACGAGCGGGAGCACCGCCTGAAGCCTCCCATCGAAATGGCGATGCAGTGAAGGAGAGCGTGAAGAATGGAAGCAAGTCCTCGGATGCTTTCCCCTTTAAATAACAACAAGGGGTTGATGAAGGTGGGCTGGACGGCGGTATATAGACCGTTCATCCTTCGACGAACGGCTAGGATGGCCATTGAGATGAGGATCGGATGATGACGCATGGCTGGAACAGGAAACACGTTTCTAATGCGGCCATGCAAGGCCACGCGTCTCCCAGACGTCACAGGCCAAATAAAaccatcaaaattttaaaatacacaTGAAAATATCCTAAACTTTCATTTTCATtcttataatttaataatttagtaATTATTCCTATACTTTAAATTTATTGTTAAAAAAAACCTCCGACCTCCAAAGTATGAGTTTGAATAGGTAAAATAGAGAAACCATTTGATCCTACCTCGTTAGTAAAAGATTATTATGTTGTTCCTTATAGTATGCCCATAAAGGAAGATAAACACTGTTAAATTAACTAAAAAGTGGGAGAGATTTTTCTGCGAGataatttaacttttattttgttATTAATCATCTGCTATTCATTTAGTATTGTTTTAATACAAAATAACTAAtatattaaatctaaaaaaatgaACTTGGCCAGGACCGATTTGTTCCTGCCCAAATTTAACAATATCTTTattattttatcaattttttcaTTATCAAATTAGATTGTCGACAGctattcccttcttcctcttttATCAAATATCGTTTATGATTTTCAAATGGCttcaataaataaaaattatccacTTTAAGATAACAACAATAATCAAGTCTTATCTCACTAAATGAGACcagttatataaattattttaagttattagactttatctcctactatattatcatctatatttaaatatattttattttattttatcattactAACCAAAAACGTCATCTTCCTTATTTAATGTGTATATTTATTATAGTTTAACATCATCTAAGTAAAATATTTGTTAGTCATCTAAATAAATAATTGTATATCTTAAACATGTTTTTAGGAGTTTTCACTCAATATATGTAATTTTAACTTTCATTTTAATGTTGACATTTCTTATCTTGTTCATCTTCATATATTTGTATATCCACCTTAACATCATCTCTACAACTTATTGCTCATGCACTTGAGTGATAGTTTAATATTCAACTTCATATAACCATTATTTTATAGAACTTTATgaccacaaagaacatcatttatttatttcaactattctacttgtattttatgtaagatatATCTCTCAACCTTTCcattattttacaaaaatgacCTTAAATATAAACTTTCAACTACTAACAACTCGTCATCTCTCATTCTAATAATTGTCTAATTATAACTAATATtaaatttgatgaaaaaaatcTTTATTGTCCTATTCTTAattcataatatattttttacttttacatatttttattttatattttgacATTTAAACAATGACAATCAAATATACTTTATGCTAATAAtaacatcatctatatttaaataaattttattttatcttacTACTTAATCTTTTTTAGTCTTTTCTTTCTCATTTAATATGTATATTTATCATACTTAAATGTGTCTCTGCAAATTTTTCCTAAATATAtttgaatatttaaaattaaaaaaattaaaatgattttgtcAAATTGTTTTACCTTAATATTACATATTACATGTTGAGCATTAAAGCAAGGAGTTATGTTTTCCCTTTCAAAATAAGTAGTGTAAGTTCTCATACCAAAACATGTAATCCGTGTTGCAAATGTTGTGACTTAATGCGATTGGTGATTGGCCTAAACCAAAATATTTGCCCACATTGAAAAAAAGTTAGTGattggatttacaaagtttcacTAGCAAATAATATGTAAATTCCTTAGGATAATATACAGaggttaaagaaaaaaaaatagtatacAAGAAAATCCTAAAGAACTTTACTAACCAACTACAGCTCTAGAATTCTTATCGATTCTACATCTAAGTGTGTGTGCTAAAATAGGACTCGGACTCTGCCGACGATTTACCATATTAACAAAGCAGGACTTTACTGAAATGCTCACGTAGTATTGTACTTTCTTCTCAGGTATGTTCTTCTTCTATGTGATTCACAACTTTGGATAGTTACTACTGGTGGAGCTATCTACGTTACAAGGGACATATCGAACTTGTAGCTTCATATGTCGTGAGCCGACATTCTCCATCACATCAATGCATTCCTCCAAATCAGCATCGTTCTCCAACATCACCCACTCTTCCTCATCATCCATGTATTTCAGCTGGAAAGTCCCTCGCGGCAATTTGAATCTCCTTCCGATTTCCTCAAACAAGTGGTGACTACCTGAAGATGGAGAGTACTTGAATCTAACTGTGCCATCGTTGCAAGTAGCCTTCACTGTGACAAACGACAAAGTTTTCGAGAGTAATATCCTGTTCTTTATTGAGTTGTCGTCGCTGGAAGATTCGGTCATgctggaagaaggagaaggattGTTGTTTTCTGTGTCTCCGCCATCTGCCTCAGCGTTCATTTGAGTTTTATCAAGTATagctgaacttgagcttcctgaaACAAACTGGCCTTCCAAGTTCGCCAACCTCGAGCCACAGCAGCCTATTGGTATGGCAAAACATGAATGATCAGTTGTGCCAGCTTGAGTTCTAGCATTCGGTGCCAGCCCACCATCTGCACAAGTCCAGTTCAAGTCTCTGCTATAATCATTTGAAAACCCGTCAAATTCATCGGTAGCACATTTTAGCTGGACTGTACTCTCTCTGACAAGGGAAGATCTATCCGGCTCCATTTTGTCAACGGGGTGTTCTTTCTCGATGCTGTGAAAAGAACCTTTAGGCTCTAAAGTTAGCGATGCCGGGTTTTCCACAGAGGAGACTGCCGCAACAAGGCAGCCAGTAGAAGGATCATATTTTATTGCTCCCTCCGCTCCTTGTACAGATCTTATTACACTTTGGATTTTTTGCAATGAACGATTGACCTTATTTATCTTGCGAGACGGCCATCTTAAAATTCCATGTTGTCTGCATATCCTTTTGAGTGTCGTAGGACAAACTGCAACATGAGataaaca from Zingiber officinale cultivar Zhangliang chromosome 5B, Zo_v1.1, whole genome shotgun sequence encodes the following:
- the LOC121985422 gene encoding FRIGIDA-like protein 3, whose translation is MADTKIVATLIDSTTTKIQQLHQAFAELESHSAISLNLKWKELEEHFHGLEKSLKKRFVELEDQEKEYATQFMETQEMLEKRKATVVAKELSSLDKLQEKRDAALAALFDQYKTCSPEPIANVRDAMADSRDTVADVISEEKCCVTPANSGLDVCSTENGNAGSEHPSELVKLCEEMDVEGLHKFVSDNRKNLNSIREELPFALKSAPNPFTLVLDSLNGFYTRENLGSKKDGNLLGQRRTCLMLMESLELLLADGIQDSLSDKQILTPDIKEKAKVIAKEWKLKLDHLDIEASSGNSLEAHAFLQLLATFDIISEFEQDEICKLMPAVTRRRQTVDLCRSLGLSHKMLGLIELLQNSGRQIEAVNLAYAFELTEQFAPVPLLKEYLKEARRVSQVKAGSMSPGAQNEMNERELSALKAVIKCIEEHKLEEQYPIDPLQKRIVQLEKAKADKRRAAEAAKPQSKRPRAGGSIYNPRITSMPDKSFYRTPPERFAHPYDSPERFSYPYDRQYLYAAESHQPTLMGSTPYTVSSTHTLYYGNAHPVQYQTAYLH